The following are encoded together in the Parambassis ranga chromosome 20, fParRan2.1, whole genome shotgun sequence genome:
- the svila gene encoding supervillin a isoform X4: MYRNPWISNYLTHVKFCSQGLGSETPIKISNPRLLQNRALSFQKEFSFDEKDDPAKSTKDIDVSLLANLPKVSELRKRFEGITTSASDWEMNRKERIARRLEGIEAEVHPSLLPSLVANRLLEEDTPRYTRASDPCEPCAVTVQRYSMEGFDSPEMQLKAPERQSRARSRPEHQSSTYTEPVHSSGSTTGGPELESKAERIARYKAERRRQLAERYGISLDQEPDLDYPSRYTRTRKETDPTERRNRGDSVGEDSRDITLSAYSSTSATSPRAACSAPPHSYPDLGYDVGRHRVDSFSERERLMNLENQRRAAPPEPPSSSSYMDVTSLSSSARVPAKDYTVTGMPPSSPKLSRHPSQSSPKHGVSPGDLFIEQQAHNILSRQGARAKLSTDWFLQTDAEGDTHSLINWPSRIRVRERLAKEEARQRSPELGNVTEALVHRRQFQHQPQTSARYHSDPAQQVYSHHHHHQLNPQAQQDRSALQGGQESGSYPSYLSMASGPTSRATQQQAQDKDPEESEDVKTEGLLKSRKAVLPSEIRRRERSTEDPRRGSGEEEVREAEAEEPARSGLRGRTRWEEAELTSHLQAAEGRPRERENAFYIHKGLAPSLIQPKVAHTGPGSSTSSAVLSRSAWNAGDPRGPRNLQTQDAREVREGEGVSNGEDSRVSVAQLRHSYMESTTTPPTSRRNELEFEGDVALAGYEAPWRGERDRGRRPQQYICPGESRKTSERFRTQPITSAERQETDRSCVSSDFASTEADEEKLDERAKLSVAAKRSLFRELEKSIDGGAPKFRSRNAAVDRRLRRMQDRSRTQPVTTEEVVIAATDPTYAPQTVTVHTAVARHHSPTLVCSTATPPYSLQASMKQSAVPREQPWDVARQPQDTQEVQSSKQASAKEGKPEKQQSQSQEEPDLCTLSLAEKMALFNRLAQPPTKVTHTRADTRQRRANARYQTQPITLGDMEQELSDIDSRDEQELCDSPVQHLQLQNGAGCQFGPSSSSSSSALRAGGTVSTDHAGDIHITRASARPTPSSSDRSLPPRNQDGPSWRAPDSSDHHRYQILPQGGGGGGGGDAADLGGSKRKLPSPEGAVRQAALPQPQTGRERRGEEEEEEWEEQPQLSRGREDGAAQISESHMIQERQEQRGYLREEGHFSDIQKIRAIGGELLESTAVTSRGASGVCQPPAGDAHADDPIQPEPGDELSDMTARHMSIKERVALLKKSGEEDWRNRINKKQDVVKVAVGEQHAQLWEVEQSFKKKDDEALMMMIDEFAVSDQLWEPVFAATFSTPSEPALQTSPDESASQRMAEAEMESQRIEAHMSIQERKQLIVAREEAWKTKGHGAANDSTQFTVAARMVKKGLASSSAVQSPVLSKPKNNCPAISKPQDEIKAMPDLNLEVDMKLDKLESFLGKLNSKVSGLPEATITVTEKKVKEVMTLEDETFSKFYRQVEEVPSIANKVEIDDDFDAIFGPQVPKLTSEMVQHKRAVRPARNVQASRNPLKMLAAREDIRHEYTEQRLNIGLLESKRMKAEKMNKNSGFSEVALAGLASKENFSNVNLRSVNISEQMSNNSAVPYKKLMLLQVKGRRHVQTRLVEPRASSLNSGDCFLLLTPHSCVIWIGEFANVIEKSKASELANFIQSKRDLGCRANYVQVVEEGLNAQSHAVKEFWKTLGGQSGYQSAGTPDEDELYEGAIVETNCIYRLMEDKLVPDDDFWARMPRCSLLNPKEVLVFDFGSEMYIWHGKEVTLAQRKVAFQLAKHLWNGTFDYTNCDINPLDPGECNPLIPKKGQGRPDWAVFGRLTQHNETTLFKEKFLDWSDSRKTPSPTKNTNDHMSDQKDLPTFDQPRAYNASLMLPLHQKPVATVLDGFSVGRGYGLVEAEDWRSYEISTLAVEVWHILEFDYSRLPRQSIGQFHEGDTYVVKWKYMVSTAVGRRQNPEQMKTAGAGKEKCCYFFWQGRNATVSEKGTSALMTVELDEERGAQVQVQQGKEPPCFLQCFKGGMVIHSGKREEEEENSQNDWRLYCVRGEAEVEGHLLEVACHCSSLRSRVSMVLLSVSQALIYLWHGCKSQTQTRSVARTAANAIKEHCPLESGLHSSSKVTICECDEGAEPAGFWEALGRRDRKAYDCMLQDPGRFNFTPRLYQLSSSSGEFAAVEFLYPARDPKLVNSMPFLQEDLYTASQPALFLVDNHHEVYLWQGWWPQDSESTGSARIRWDSDRKCAMETVLQYCREKNEKKPPKSYLIHAGLEPLTFTNMFPSWEHREDIAEITENEAEVCSQIILVEDVLARLCKTTYPLEELLARPLPEGVDPLRLEVYLSDEDFEKALEMSREEYGALPSWKQVNLKKAKGLF; encoded by the exons ATGTACCGGAACCCGTGGATTTCAAATTACCTGACTCATGTCAAGTTTTGCAGCCAAG GACTTGGGAGTGAGACGCCCATTAAAATAAGCAATCCCAGATTGCTACAGAACAGAGCACTGAG CTTCCAGAAAGAATTCTCCTTCGACGAAAAAGACGACCCAGCCAAAAGCACCAAGGACATAGATGTTAGTCTGTTGGCCAATCTCCCCAAAG tctctgaattgaGGAAACGATTTGAAGGCATCACCACAAGCGCGAGTGACTGGGAAATGAACAG GAAGGAGAGAATCGCACGGCGGCTGGAGGGCATTGAGGCGGAGGTGCATCCATCTCTGCTTCCCAGCTTGGTGGCCAATCGTCTTCTGGAAGAGGACACGCCACGATACACCCGGGCCTCTGACCCTTGTGAGCCCTGTGCTG TTACAGTTCAGCGGTACAGCATGGAGGGGTTTGATAGTCCAGAAATGCAGCTTAAGGCTCCAGAGCGACAGTCCAGGGCTCGCAGCAGGCCTGAACACCAGTCCTCCACCTATACAGAGCCAGTCCACAGTTCTGGTTCTACTACCGGCGGCCCAGAGCTGGAGTCCAAGGCTGAACGCATCGCCCGTTACAAGGCGGAGCGGCGTCGCCAGCTCGCTGAACGCTACGGCATCTCTTTGGATCAGGAGCCAGACTTGGACTATCCCTCCCGCTACACTCGCACCCGCAAAGAGACAGACCCCACAGAGAGACGTAACAGGGGGGACTCAGTGGGGGAGGATAGCAGGGACATCACCTTAAGTGCTTACAGCAGCACCTCGGCCACAAGCCCGAGGGCAGCGTGCTCCGCACCACCACACAGCTACCCCGACCTGGGCTATGACGTTGGGCGGCACAGAGTGGACTCGTTCTCAGAGAGGGAGCGGCTGATGAACCTAGAGAATCAGCGCAGGGCTGCTCCTCCTGAGCCTCCGTCCTCTTCCTCATACATGGACGTGACGTCATTGTCCTCCTCTGCCAGGGTGCCTGCTAAGGACTACACAGTCACAGGGATGCCACCCAGCTCGCCCAAGCTGAGCCGGCACCCCTCCCAGTCCTCACCGAAACATGGGGTGTCTCCTGGAGATCTGTTCATCGAGCAGCAGGCCCACAACATTCTCAGCAGACAAGG TGCGAGGGCGAAACTTAGCACTGATTGGTTCCTCCAGACTGACGCTGAGGGCGACACCCACTCCCTCATCAACTGGCCGTCAAG AATCAGAGTTAGGGAGAGGCTTGCCAAAGAGGAGGCCCGTCAGAGAAGTCCAGAGTTGGGAAATGTTACAGAAGCTTTGGTGCACCGCAGACAGTTCCAGCACCAGCCGCAGACTTCTGCACGCTACCACTCAGATCCAGCCCAGCAGGTCtactcccaccaccaccaccaccagctgaATCCCCAAGCTCAGCAGGACCGCTCTGCTCTACAGGGAGGACAAGAGTCTGGCAGTTACCCCAGTTACCTGTCTATGGCCTCTGGTCCCACATCCAgagccacacagcagcaggcccAGGACAAAGACCCTGAGGAGTCAGAGGATGTGAAGACAGAGGGTCTCCTGAAGAGCAGGAAAGCTGTTCTCCCCTCAGAGATCAGACGCAGGGAGAGAAGCACCGAGGACCCTCGAAGAGGCAGCggggaggaagaggtgagggAGGCTGAGGCAGAGGAACCTGCAAGAAGCGGACTGAGAGGCAGAACCAGGTGGGAGGAAGCAGAGCTGACCTCCCATCTGCAGGCAGCAGAGGGCAGACCCAGAGAGCGGGAGAATGCCTTTTATATACACAAAGGGCTGGCACCGTCTCTCATCCAGCCCAAAGTGGCACACACAGGCCCGGGAAGCTCCACCTCCAGCGCCGTGTTGAGCCGCTCGGCATGGAACGCTGGAGATCCACGAGGGCCCCGAAACCTGCAGACGCAGGACGCCCGAGAGGTCAGAGAGGGTGAGGGGGTCAGTAACGGAGAGGACAGTCGCGTGTCCGTGGCCCAGCTCAGACATTCGTACATGGAGagcaccaccacccccccaacCAGCCGCAGGAACGAGCT TGAGTTTGAGGGCGACGTGGCGCTCGCAGGCTACGAGGCCCCgtggagaggggagagggacagGGGGCGCAGGCCCCAGCAGTATATCTGTCCAGGGGAGAGTAGAAAGACCTCAGAGAGATTTAGGACGCAACCAATCACGTCTGCTGAACGCCAGGAGACTGATAG ATCCTGTGTGAGTTCAGACTTTGCTTCCACTGAAG CTGATGAGGAGAAGCTGGATGAACGCGCCAAGCTGAGCGTAGCAGCCAAGCGCTCTCTCTTCAGA GAACTGGAGAAGAGCATTGATGGTGGAGCTCCTAAATTTCGGTCCAGGAATGCAGCGGTAGACAGGAGACTGAGACGGATGCAAGACCGGTCCAGAACTCAGCCAGTAACTACTGAGGAAGTGGTCATCGCAGCCAC CGACCCCACTTATGCACCACAAACGGTGACCGTTCACACTGCTGTAGCCCGCCACCATAGCCCCACCCTAGTTTGCAGCACCGCCACCCCACCATACAG CCTGCAGGCATCCATGAAGCAGAGCGCTGTCCCCCGGGAGCAGCCGTGGGATGTGGCCCGGCAGCCGCAGGACACCCAGGAGGTCCAGAGCTCCAAGCAGGCATCAGCAAAGGAGGGGAAGCCTGAGAAGCAGCAGAGCCAAAGTCAGGAGGAGCCTGACCTCTGCACCCTCAGCCTGGCAGAGAAGATGGCCCTGTTCAACCGGCTGGCTCAGCCGCCAACCAAGGTCACCCACACCAGAGCAGACACAAGGCAGCGCAGGGCCAACGCTCGGTACCAGACGCAGCCCATCACACTGGGGGATATGGAACAG GAGCTCTCAGACATAGACAGCAGGGACGAGCAGGAGCTGTGTGACAGCCCAGTACAACACCTCCAA CTTCAGAATGGAGCAGGTTGTCAGTTTGGAccgtcttcatcctcctcctcctctgcgctACGAGCAGGAGGCACCGTCTCCACTGACCACGCTGGAGACATCCACATAACCAGAGCGTCAGCCCGACCCACCCCTTCCAGCTCTGACAGGTCTCTACCTCCCCGAAACCAAGACGGTCCCAGCTGGAGGGCCCCGGACTCTTCAGACCACCACAGGTATCAGATCTTACcccagggtggtggtggtggtggtggtggtgatgcaGCGGATCTGGGAGGAAGCAAGAGGAAGCTGCCCTCTCCTGAGGGAGCGGTCAGGCAGGCTGCTCTGCCCCAGCCTCAGACTGGAAGAGAGCGgcgaggggaggaggaggaggaagagtgggaGGAGCAGCCACAGCTGTCCAGAGGGAGGGAAGATGGAGCAGCACAGATTTCAGAGAGCCACATGATTCAAGAGAGGCAGGAGCAGAGGGGGTATCTGAGGGAGGAGGGACACTTCTCAGACATCCAGAAGATCAGGGCCATCGGTGGAG AGCTGCTAGAGTCCACCGCGGTAACATCCAGAGGAGCATCaggtgtgtgtcagcctccagCGGGGGACGCTCATGCAGACGACCCCATTCAGCCCGAGCCAGGAGACGAGCTGAGCGACATGACAGCCCGACACATGTCCATCAAAGAGAG AGTTGCCTTATTAAAGAAGAGTGGTGAGGAGGACTGGAGGAACAGGATCAATAAGAAGCAGGATGTGGTGAAGGTTGCCGTGGGCGAGCAGCACGCTCAGCTCTGGGAGGTGGAGCAGAGCTTCAAGAAGAAG GACGATGAggctctgatgatgatgatcgaTGAGTTTGCTGTGTCCGACCAGCTGTGG GAGCCGGTCTTTGCTGCTACCTTCTCCACTCCTTCTGAACCTGCTCTCCAAACGTCTCCTGACGAGTCAGCCAGCCAG AGAATGGCAGAGGCTGAGATGGAGAGCCAGAGGATAGAGGCACACATGTCCATCCAGGAGAGGAAACAGCTGATCGTAGCCCGGGAGGAGGCCTGGAAGACCAAAGGCCACGGAGCCGCCAACGACTCCACCCAGTTCACTGTGGCTGCACGCATGGTGAAGAAAG gtctggcctcctcctctgctgttcaGTCTCCAGTGCTGTCCAAACCCAAGAACAACTGCCCCGCCATCTCCAAACCACAGGACG agatcAAGGCCATGCCGGACCTGAACCTGGAGGTGGACATGAAGCTGGATAAACTGGAATCATTCCTTGGCAAGCTCAACAGTAAAG TGTCCGGACTGCCAGAAGCCACCATTACTGTGACGGAGAAGAAGGTAAAGGAAGTGATGACCCTTGAAGATGAAACTTTTTCCAAGTTCTACCGCCAAGTGGAGGAGGTCCCTTCCATCGCCAACAAGGTGGAGATAGACGACGACTTTGATGCCATCTTTGGTCCACAGGTGCCAAA GCTAACGTCAGAGATGGTGCAGCACAAACGAGCGGTGCGCCCGGCGCGTAACGTTCAGGCGTCCAGGAACCCTCTGAAGATGCTGGCTGCCCGGGAGGATATCAGGCACGAGTACACAGAGCAGAGGCTCAACATCGGCTTACTGGAGAGCAAAAGGATGAAGGCTGAGAAGA TGAATAAGAACTCTGGCTTCTCTGAAGTGGCCTTGGCCGGTCTGGCCAGCAAGGAAAACTTCAGCAACGTCAACCTGCGCAGCGTCAACATCTCTGAGCAGATGTCCAACAACAGCGCCGTGCCTTACAAGAAACTCATGctcctgcaggtcaaag GCCGACGGCACGTCCAGACCAGGCTGGTGGAGCCAAGAGCGTCGTCACTGAACAGCGGAgactgtttcctcctcctcacaccgCACAGCTGCGTCATTTGGATCGGAGAGTTCGCTAACGTCATCGAGAAGAGCAAG GCCTCTGAGTTAGCCAATTTCATCCAGAGCAAAAGAGATCTGGGTTGCCGCGCTAACTACGTCCAGGTTGTGGAGGAGGGCCTCAACGCACAGAGCCACGCTGTGAAAGAGTTCTGGAAGACTCTGGGAGGGCAGTCAGGTTATCAGT CTGCAGGAACTCCAGATGAAGACGAGCTATATGAGGGCGCCATCGTGGAGACAAATTGCATTTACCGCCTGATGGAGGACAAACTGGTCCCAGACGATGATTTCTGGGCCAGGATGCCCCGCTGTTCTCTGCTCAACCCCAAAGAG GTTTTGGTTTTTGACTTTGGCAGTGAGATGTACATTTGGCATGGGAAGGAGGTGACTCTGGCACAGAGGAAGGTGGCCTTCCAGCTGGCTAAGCACCTGTGGAACGGCACCTTCGACTACACCAACTGTGACATCAACCCACTGGATCCTGGAGAGTGCAACCCACTCATACCCAA GAAAGGACAGGGCCGGCCTGACTGGGCAGTGTTTGGCAGACTGACTCAACACAACGAAACCACCTTGTTCAAAGAGAAGTTTCTGGACTGGAGCGACTCCAGGAAAACACCCAGCCCCACAAAAAACACCAACGATCACATGTCTGATCAGAAG GATCTGCCCACCTTTGATCAGCCCCGCGCGTACAATGCCTCCCTGATGCTGCCCCTCCATCAGAAGCCCGTTGCTACCGTTCTGGACGGGTTCAGCGTGGGGCGGGGCTACGGCCTGGTGGAGGCAGAGGACTGGCGAAGCTATGAGATCAGCACCCTGGCAGTGGAGGTTTGGCACATCCTGGAGTTCGACTACAGCCGCCTGCCGCGCCAGAGCATCGGCCAGTTCCACGAGGGCGACACGTACGTGGTGAAATGGAAATACATGGTCAGCACTGCAG TTGGGAGGAGACAGAACCCGGAGCAGATGAAGACAGCAGGAGCCGGGAAGGAGAAGTGCTGCTACTTCTTCTGGCAGGGCCGAAACGCCACCGTCAGCGAGAAGGGAACGTCGGCGCTCATGACGGTGGAGCTGGACGAGGAACGGGGAGCACAG GTTCAAGTCCAGCAGGGAAAGGAGCCTCCATGTTTCCTGCAGTGCTTCAAAGGAGGGATGGTCATCCACtcaggaaagagagaggaggaagaggaaaactcACAGA ATGATTGGCGTCTGTACTGTGTGCGTGGGGAGGCGGAGGTTGAGGGACACCTGCTGGAGGTGGCctgtcactgcagcagtctGCGCTCCAGAGTTTCCATGGTGCTGCTCAGCGTCAGCCAGGCGCTCATCTACTTGTGGCACGGCTGCAAGTCCCAGACCCAGACCCGATCGGTGGCACGCACCGCTGCCAACGCCATCAAAGAGCA ctgtccGCTGGAGTCTggcctccacagcagcagcaaagtaACCATCTGTGAATGTGATGAGGGGGCAGAGCCCGCAGGATTCTGGGAAGCCCTCGGGAGGAGGGACAGGAAGGCATACGACTGCATGCTGCAAG ATCCAGGCAGGTTCAACTTCACGCCTCGTCTTTACCAGCTGAGCAGCAGTTCAGGCGAGTTTGCGGCTGTGGAGTTCCTCTACCCGGCCAGAGACCCAAAGCTCGTCAACTCTATGCCCTTCCTACAGGAGGACCTGTACACTGCCTCCCaaccag CTCTGTTCTTGGTGGACAACCACCATGAGGTGTACCTGTGGCAGGGCTGGTGGCCTCAGGACAGTGAGAGCACCGGCTCGGCCCGGATCCGCTGGGATTCAGACAGGAAGTGCGCCATGGAGACGGTGCTGCAGTACTGCAGAG AAAAGAACGAGAAGAAACCTCCCAAATCGTACCTGATCCACGCAGGCTTGGAGCCGCTCACCTTCACCAACATGTTCCCCAGCTGGGAGCACAGAGAGGACATCGCCGAGATCACTGAGAAT GAGGCGGAGGTGTGCAGCCAGATCATCCTGGTGGAGGACGTGTTGGCCCGGCTGTGCAAGACCACATATCCCCTGGAAGAGCTCCTGGCCCGGCCGCTGCCTGAGGGAGTGGACCCCCTTCGCCTGGAGGTCTACCTGTCTGATGAGGACTTTGAG AAAGCTCTGGAGATGAGCAGGGAGGAGTACGGCGCGTTGCCCAGCTGGAAGCAGGTTAACTTGAAGAAAGCCAAAGGACTTTTCTAA